The following proteins are co-located in the Imtechella halotolerans genome:
- a CDS encoding OmpA family protein, giving the protein MKKSIIFYIICAVFACNSVFAQRVNLTKAAEAYEQFAYVDAIETYERIAAKGFRSQEMLQQLANAYYFRADYQNAARWYKELFNLNAQQAPAYFYRYAQSLKALENYPEADKMMSEFTVLSQKERRAQLSKERKDYLTEITRNSGSYEVKPLSINSPYSDYGAVFYKNRIVFTSARDTGGLSKRKDHWTGESFTNLYEAEITNMGEAINPVRFSANLSSKFHESTPTFTKDGSTIYFTRNNFHNHKRKTNKQQTTLLKIYRASYLNGEWTNIEELPFTSDEYSTAHPILTPSEDFLYFVSDMPGSIGKSDLYRVAINKDGSFGKPENLGDYINTEGKESFPFISQDNVLFFASDGYPGLGGLDMYASKINEDGSFSVPQNLSTPLNSPMDDFSFIMNPTTKHGYVSSNRSNGIGGDDIYLVHELRPLQFSCNQLISGIITDKETGKPMDGVKVSLLDNQFKVLKTVITQNDGNYLFEDLNCGDIYYVRAEKESYEIKEIPVTLPQENGTSNVPIKLDKKRIPVKVGDDLAKIFNIEMIYFDFNKYDIRPDAALDLSKIVDMMKEYPNMQVSIRTHTDSRGSKKYNERLSDNRAKSIMKWMTQQGIEAKRLIAKGYGESQLINKCADTVECTEEEHQLNRRSEFLIIQL; this is encoded by the coding sequence ATGAAAAAATCAATCATTTTTTATATCATTTGTGCAGTATTTGCATGTAATAGCGTATTTGCTCAGCGCGTAAATCTTACTAAGGCCGCTGAGGCCTATGAGCAATTTGCCTATGTTGATGCAATTGAAACTTACGAACGAATTGCCGCTAAAGGATTTCGTTCTCAAGAAATGCTACAGCAATTAGCTAATGCATATTATTTTAGAGCTGATTACCAAAATGCGGCAAGATGGTACAAGGAACTTTTTAACCTTAATGCACAACAAGCTCCTGCATATTTTTATCGTTATGCTCAGAGTCTTAAGGCCTTAGAGAATTATCCTGAAGCCGATAAAATGATGAGCGAATTTACGGTGCTATCACAAAAAGAACGTAGGGCACAATTAAGCAAAGAGCGAAAAGATTACCTAACTGAAATAACACGTAATTCAGGGAGTTATGAAGTTAAGCCTTTATCTATTAATTCACCCTATTCTGATTACGGTGCAGTATTCTATAAGAATCGAATTGTATTTACCTCTGCCCGTGATACTGGAGGACTTTCCAAACGTAAAGATCACTGGACTGGAGAAAGTTTTACTAATCTCTATGAGGCGGAAATCACCAATATGGGTGAAGCAATAAACCCAGTTCGTTTTTCAGCAAACCTTAGCAGTAAATTTCACGAATCTACCCCTACTTTTACTAAGGATGGAAGCACCATTTATTTCACAAGAAATAACTTTCACAACCACAAGAGGAAGACCAATAAACAGCAAACAACATTGCTAAAAATATACAGAGCTTCTTATCTTAACGGTGAATGGACAAATATTGAAGAACTTCCTTTCACAAGTGATGAGTATAGTACAGCCCATCCTATTTTAACGCCATCTGAAGATTTCTTATATTTTGTTTCTGATATGCCTGGCAGTATTGGTAAATCTGATTTGTATAGGGTAGCTATTAACAAAGACGGCTCCTTTGGAAAGCCTGAAAATTTAGGTGATTATATAAACACTGAGGGGAAGGAATCCTTTCCTTTTATTTCACAGGATAATGTTCTTTTTTTCGCTTCTGATGGGTATCCCGGACTAGGAGGGTTAGACATGTATGCAAGTAAAATAAATGAAGATGGAAGTTTTAGTGTACCACAAAACTTAAGTACACCTTTAAACAGTCCAATGGATGACTTTAGTTTTATTATGAATCCAACTACTAAACACGGTTATGTAAGTTCAAATAGAAGTAATGGAATTGGCGGTGATGACATATATTTAGTACATGAATTACGTCCGCTACAGTTTTCATGTAATCAATTGATTTCAGGCATAATCACGGACAAGGAAACAGGAAAACCTATGGACGGAGTTAAGGTTTCACTTCTTGACAATCAATTTAAGGTCCTAAAAACTGTCATTACCCAAAATGACGGAAATTATCTTTTTGAAGATCTTAATTGTGGGGATATATATTATGTTCGTGCTGAGAAAGAATCCTATGAAATTAAAGAAATTCCGGTAACTCTTCCTCAAGAAAATGGGACATCAAACGTACCCATCAAACTCGACAAAAAACGAATTCCAGTGAAGGTCGGCGATGATTTGGCGAAAATATTCAATATAGAAATGATCTATTTTGATTTTAATAAATATGACATTCGCCCGGATGCCGCCCTTGATTTATCTAAAATTGTGGATATGATGAAGGAATATCCAAATATGCAGGTTAGTATACGTACTCACACTGATAGTAGAGGTTCAAAAAAATACAATGAACGACTATCTGATAATAGAGCAAAATCTATCATGAAATGGATGACTCAACAAGGTATAGAGGCTAAAAGGCTTATAGCCAAAGGGTACGGTGAAAGTCAATTAATTAATAAATGCGCTGACACAGTAGAATGTACTGAAGAAGAACATCAACTTAACAGACGTAGTGAATTTTTAATTATTCAATTATAA
- a CDS encoding glycoside hydrolase family 2 TIM barrel-domain containing protein, whose product MNKIIIVIILAFVGISCQERNLSEVPAQTNHYNHTVFEENKLPPRATFFGVESSNINRKEDSKRFLSLNGSWKFHFVKDPKQRPTTFQHVTYDDSHWGEIKVPANWETEGFDHPIYLDERYPFETKWPDIPTDYNPVGTYRKLVEISKEMLSEDIILHFAAAKSAMYVYVNGEYVGYSQGSKTPAEFNITPYLHPGSNLIALQMFRWSDASYLESQDMLRVSGIERDVYLYTQPKVSIADYYVQTNLDSSYTDGVLNAEVTLKNTLSQDAKRTLTIAIKDADSLLFSSNEILIIPADSSIVVSVEKIFHKVNKWSAEEPNRYKVAIAMEDMDNSFNNQYINAYTGFKRVEIKNSQLLVNGQPIYIRGVNRHETHPISGHVVPKEYMEMDIKLMKQHNINAVRSSHYPNDPYWLELCDKYGLYVVDEANIESHPLAINEDTQIGNEESWLPAHMMRLKRMFYRDRNHVSIYSWSLGNEAGEGTVFKTMYNWIKSQDNNRIVQYEPARKEDYTDIYCPMYPRFNYLIEHGQSNSTKPSIMIEYAHAMGNSVGNLQDYWDIIEKYPNLQGGYIWDWVDQSLEYKDKNGTPYFAYGHDFHPDLPTDGNFLNNGLVDPYRRPHPHIVEVKKVYEPIQFSYLGKGILQVDNKNFFTNLSDKEMIWKLFENGVLVDEGEPFRMSIPPQEKQTIFLKGIPSTFNANNEYILEVVMYQKKETEMIPKGHEIAWDQFIIHKKGIQAQKQGDGKSLEINSNKEIIEISNDLVSLELNKMTGEITQWVFNNTVVSNSPIRPNFWRPPTDNDLGNGMQSWAKVWQDATYNLKARLVSPPNKTDKGVTFKVQYDLPNQEADVSIAFTLGNDGSLGLDYSFTPIKKELPSIPRIGMFMLLPTKYNKVSWYGNGPEESYWDRKTGVKAGIYTTEISDAFHRYMRPQETGNRTDVRWVKIQSSSLSLTAKGTLGYINTSTWPFNMTELDFVEGKDGAESASGLVPVTTRHGADIKLGDQMQWNLDLLQMGVGGDNSWGAKVHQEYTIPPKVYKYSIEIVPTLQN is encoded by the coding sequence GTGAATAAAATAATAATAGTAATTATCCTGGCATTTGTTGGAATTTCTTGTCAAGAAAGAAACCTTTCAGAGGTTCCAGCACAAACGAATCATTACAATCATACAGTTTTTGAAGAAAATAAATTGCCGCCAAGGGCTACCTTTTTTGGAGTTGAATCTTCAAATATTAACCGTAAGGAAGATTCTAAACGATTTTTAAGCCTTAATGGTTCTTGGAAATTCCATTTTGTAAAAGATCCTAAACAAAGACCTACTACCTTTCAGCATGTTACCTATGATGATTCCCATTGGGGAGAAATCAAGGTTCCTGCTAATTGGGAAACCGAAGGATTTGATCATCCCATTTACCTAGATGAGCGCTATCCTTTTGAAACAAAATGGCCTGATATACCAACTGATTATAATCCTGTAGGGACGTATCGAAAACTAGTTGAAATAAGTAAGGAAATGCTTTCTGAGGATATAATTCTACATTTCGCAGCAGCTAAATCAGCTATGTATGTATATGTTAATGGAGAGTATGTAGGGTATTCACAGGGGAGCAAAACACCTGCAGAATTTAATATCACACCGTATCTTCATCCAGGAAGTAATCTTATTGCCCTACAAATGTTTAGATGGAGTGATGCCAGTTATCTTGAGAGTCAAGACATGTTACGTGTGAGTGGAATTGAGCGTGATGTGTATTTATATACCCAACCAAAAGTAAGTATTGCAGATTATTACGTTCAGACTAATTTGGACAGTTCCTATACTGATGGCGTATTAAATGCTGAAGTCACCCTAAAAAATACATTATCCCAGGACGCGAAACGTACATTAACAATAGCCATAAAAGATGCTGATAGTCTATTATTTTCATCAAATGAAATTCTCATCATTCCAGCGGATTCTTCAATAGTAGTGTCAGTTGAAAAAATATTTCATAAGGTGAATAAATGGTCAGCTGAGGAACCTAATAGATATAAAGTTGCCATAGCTATGGAGGATATGGACAATAGTTTTAATAATCAGTATATAAATGCCTATACTGGCTTTAAGCGAGTAGAAATAAAAAATAGTCAATTGCTAGTAAATGGACAGCCTATATATATTAGAGGAGTAAACAGGCATGAAACTCATCCTATTAGTGGTCATGTTGTTCCTAAAGAGTATATGGAAATGGATATTAAACTTATGAAGCAGCATAATATAAATGCCGTAAGAAGTTCACATTATCCAAATGATCCCTACTGGTTGGAATTATGCGATAAATATGGTCTATATGTAGTAGACGAAGCGAATATTGAAAGCCACCCATTGGCTATTAATGAAGACACACAAATAGGTAATGAAGAAAGCTGGCTTCCTGCTCATATGATGCGTCTAAAACGAATGTTTTACAGAGATAGAAATCACGTTAGTATTTATTCATGGTCACTTGGTAATGAAGCTGGAGAGGGAACCGTTTTTAAGACGATGTATAATTGGATTAAATCTCAGGATAATAATCGAATTGTACAGTATGAGCCAGCGAGAAAGGAAGATTACACAGATATCTATTGTCCGATGTATCCTCGATTTAATTATCTTATAGAACATGGCCAATCGAATTCGACAAAGCCATCTATTATGATTGAGTATGCGCATGCTATGGGTAATTCTGTAGGTAATTTGCAAGATTATTGGGATATCATTGAGAAATACCCCAATTTGCAAGGAGGGTATATTTGGGATTGGGTTGATCAGAGTTTAGAATATAAAGACAAGAATGGTACACCTTATTTTGCATACGGTCATGATTTTCACCCGGATTTACCGACTGATGGTAACTTTCTAAATAACGGTTTAGTAGATCCTTATCGAAGACCACATCCACATATTGTTGAGGTAAAAAAGGTTTATGAACCCATCCAATTTTCATATTTAGGAAAAGGAATCTTACAAGTCGATAATAAAAACTTCTTCACCAATCTTTCTGACAAGGAAATGATTTGGAAGTTGTTTGAAAATGGTGTTTTGGTGGACGAAGGTGAACCATTTAGGATGTCAATACCTCCTCAAGAAAAGCAAACCATCTTTTTGAAGGGAATTCCATCTACATTTAACGCTAACAATGAGTACATTTTAGAAGTGGTAATGTATCAAAAGAAGGAAACAGAAATGATTCCCAAAGGACATGAAATTGCATGGGATCAATTTATAATTCATAAAAAAGGAATCCAAGCTCAAAAACAAGGTGATGGTAAATCCTTGGAAATTAATTCGAACAAAGAAATTATTGAAATAAGTAATGATTTAGTTTCCTTAGAGCTAAACAAAATGACGGGCGAAATTACCCAATGGGTCTTCAATAACACAGTTGTTAGTAATTCACCCATAAGACCAAATTTTTGGCGTCCACCAACAGATAATGACCTAGGAAATGGAATGCAGTCATGGGCGAAAGTTTGGCAAGATGCAACCTATAATTTAAAGGCGCGGTTAGTATCTCCTCCTAATAAGACAGATAAAGGGGTTACTTTTAAAGTACAATATGATTTACCTAATCAGGAGGCTGACGTTTCTATTGCTTTTACATTAGGAAATGATGGCTCCTTGGGACTTGACTATTCATTTACACCAATCAAAAAGGAATTACCTTCTATACCCAGAATAGGTATGTTTATGTTACTACCTACAAAGTATAATAAGGTTTCATGGTATGGCAACGGACCAGAAGAAAGCTATTGGGACCGAAAAACAGGAGTAAAGGCAGGAATTTATACTACTGAAATATCGGATGCATTTCACAGATATATGCGTCCTCAAGAAACAGGTAATAGAACGGATGTGAGATGGGTAAAAATACAATCATCTTCACTTAGTCTAACCGCTAAAGGAACTTTAGGCTATATAAATACGAGTACATGGCCTTTTAATATGACCGAGTTAGATTTTGTTGAGGGTAAAGATGGAGCAGAATCAGCTTCAGGTTTAGTGCCAGTGACAACAAGACATGGGGCAGATATTAAACTAGGAGATCAAATGCAATGGAATTTGGATTTACTACAAATGGGAGTAGGGGGAGATAATTCTTGGGGGGCTAAGGTTCACCAAGAGTATACTATTCCACCTAAAGTTTATAAATACAGTATAGAAATTGTGCCAACCTTACAGAACTAA